A genome region from Bacillaceae bacterium IKA-2 includes the following:
- the spoIIIAE gene encoding stage III sporulation protein AE yields the protein MKYKFIIAFFIFFLAPIVAMADPDRPQENFVEKQISQLGIDEIKEYWEEVVTEYGGFLPENQKGSFMDFVRGDKNFSIKEWMMGFVRYFLHELIVNGKLLGTLILLTVFSTILQNLQNAFEKNTVSKVANAIVYMVLMIIAINSFYVAVSYAQGAISSMISFMIALLPLLLALLASIGSLTSVALFHPLIIFLVNTSGLLIQNFVLPLLFLSAMLSLVSTLTDHYKVTKLANLLRNISIGTLGIFLTIFLGVISVQGAVTAVTDGITIRTAKFVTGNFIPVVGRVFTDAADTVMGASILLKNTVGIVGLAILLLISVFPAIKVLALALIFNLAAAILQPLGGGAITDSLSIIGKAVLFVFAALATVSLMFFLAITIMVAAGNLSLMMR from the coding sequence ATGAAATATAAATTCATTATTGCCTTTTTTATTTTCTTTCTAGCACCTATTGTCGCAATGGCAGACCCAGACCGACCCCAAGAAAATTTCGTTGAAAAACAGATTTCACAACTGGGTATCGATGAAATAAAAGAGTATTGGGAAGAAGTCGTGACGGAATATGGCGGTTTTCTTCCGGAAAATCAAAAAGGTTCTTTTATGGACTTTGTTCGTGGTGATAAAAATTTTTCGATAAAAGAATGGATGATGGGCTTTGTCCGTTATTTTTTACACGAGTTAATTGTTAATGGAAAACTGTTAGGAACATTAATTTTACTAACGGTTTTTAGTACGATATTACAAAATTTACAAAATGCTTTTGAAAAAAACACGGTAAGCAAAGTAGCGAATGCCATCGTTTATATGGTGTTAATGATCATAGCTATTAATAGTTTTTATGTGGCTGTTTCGTACGCTCAAGGAGCTATTTCATCAATGATCTCTTTTATGATTGCCTTATTACCACTGTTATTAGCATTATTGGCATCTATTGGAAGTTTAACATCAGTCGCCCTGTTTCATCCGCTAATTATTTTTCTTGTTAATACGAGCGGGTTACTTATCCAAAATTTCGTTTTACCACTGTTGTTTTTATCAGCGATGTTAAGTCTAGTTAGCACCTTAACAGACCACTATAAAGTAACAAAGTTAGCCAATCTATTGCGAAATATTAGTATTGGCACTCTTGGAATATTCTTAACTATTTTTTTAGGGGTAATTTCTGTACAAGGTGCGGTTACAGCGGTTACCGATGGAATTACAATTCGAACGGCGAAATTTGTGACTGGAAATTTCATTCCAGTTGTCGGCAGAGTGTTTACCGATGCAGCTGATACAGTGATGGGAGCATCAATTTTATTGAAAAACACAGTGGGAATAGTTGGACTTGCTATTTTGTTATTAATAAGTGTTTTTCCTGCTATAAAAGTGTTAGCGTTAGCGCTTATTTTTAATCTTGCGGCTGCGATTCTTCAACCACTTGGAGGTGGTGCGATTACCGATAGTTTATCAATAATCGGAAAAGCTGTGCTTTTCGTTTTTGCTGCTCTTGCAACAGTATCTTTAATGTTCTTTTTGGCAATCACGATCATGGTCGCTGCTGGAAATCTATCCTTAATGATGCGTTAG
- the spoIIIAF gene encoding stage III sporulation protein AF, translated as MQFLTDWISNIILLILLATILELLLPNSSLQRYVKMVVGLLLLMVILNPLFSILSKDADSWIDSIDLTTQFDESELDFLIESKKKEIQRAQLAYISEQVAVQLKRQVEEEMITKFEKEIKEVTVVLSDFLDEDDYLNSITNVFIHLKAIPNDQQLVRNEIVEAVSLVTINTTEQNQPLQNEAKNKQEISHFLATQWQIPIDKIEVGVEGGRLDQ; from the coding sequence ATGCAATTTTTAACGGATTGGATTAGCAATATTATTTTATTAATCCTTTTAGCGACAATTTTAGAACTCCTCTTGCCTAATTCAAGTTTACAAAGATATGTAAAGATGGTTGTCGGACTTTTGTTACTTATGGTAATTTTAAATCCGCTTTTCTCAATTTTATCCAAAGATGCAGATAGTTGGATTGATTCAATCGACCTAACAACCCAATTTGATGAGAGTGAATTAGATTTTTTAATTGAATCAAAGAAAAAAGAAATACAAAGGGCACAACTTGCATATATTTCAGAACAGGTGGCTGTCCAATTAAAGAGACAAGTAGAAGAGGAGATGATTACAAAGTTTGAAAAAGAAATTAAAGAAGTAACTGTAGTTTTAAGTGATTTTTTAGATGAAGATGATTACTTAAATAGCATTACAAATGTATTTATTCATTTAAAAGCCATCCCAAATGATCAACAATTAGTTAGAAATGAAATTGTTGAAGCTGTGAGTCTAGTTACGATTAATACGACAGAGCAGAATCAACCATTGCAAAATGAAGCAAAAAATAAGCAGGAAATCAGTCATTTTTTAGCTACTCAATGGCAAATCCCAATAGATAAAATAGAAGTTGGTGTTGAAGGAGGAAGGTTAGATCAATGA
- the spoIIIAG gene encoding stage III sporulation protein AG, protein MTENNNHNEHWFKNLIKNRKDDKKKRSSPMQYLAVVLCVGLALMIFSNFSKSSSTEESLPVFKDEKKVDVEDVAVFSSKNTRDDPFTMQDYEYAYEKQLQETLEKIVGVSDVSVMINLAETESKVFERNQSLKQQNTDETDREGGKRKVEDITRDDEVVIIRSGDKEEPLVAKTEKPTIRGVLVVANGVENIQVKTWVVEAVSRVLDVPSHRVSVLPKKSKGE, encoded by the coding sequence ATGACAGAAAACAATAATCACAATGAGCACTGGTTTAAAAATCTCATCAAAAATCGGAAAGATGATAAGAAAAAACGAAGTAGTCCAATGCAATATTTAGCAGTTGTTCTATGTGTTGGGCTAGCACTGATGATTTTCAGCAACTTCTCAAAGTCCAGTAGTACTGAAGAAAGTTTGCCAGTGTTTAAAGATGAAAAAAAAGTCGATGTTGAAGATGTTGCTGTTTTTAGTAGTAAAAATACTAGGGATGATCCTTTTACAATGCAAGATTATGAGTATGCGTATGAAAAGCAGCTTCAGGAAACGTTAGAAAAAATAGTCGGTGTTTCCGATGTATCAGTGATGATTAACCTAGCAGAAACAGAGTCAAAAGTATTTGAACGAAACCAAAGTCTTAAGCAACAAAACACAGATGAAACAGATCGTGAAGGCGGTAAACGAAAAGTAGAGGATATTACTAGGGATGATGAAGTGGTCATTATTCGGAGTGGAGATAAGGAAGAACCACTTGTTGCGAAAACAGAAAAACCAACTATTAGAGGTGTTCTCGTTGTAGCAAATGGTGTTGAAAATATTCAAGTAAAAACGTGGGTAGTAGAAGCCGTGAGTAGAGTACTAGACGTACCTTCTCATCGTGTATCTGTTTTACCTAAAAAATCAAAGGGGGAATAA
- a CDS encoding SpoIIIAH-like family protein, protein MVLKRQTVWLLTMLSLIIVLSVYYITSPVPTGQLAYLGDDGDQTPEEASDMDDSFVEFEEITDENMEWISDENILSGFTNDEVFNSIRLERRTARDRMSEDYVAVIASVEASGDVQSKALDNIENLHVLAQKEEMLETLIKTRGYEDVLVIAEGDEVKIIVKADELSKEEGVKIMLMAREQLNIEEIAVAFQPTK, encoded by the coding sequence ATGGTATTAAAAAGACAAACAGTTTGGTTGTTAACAATGCTAAGCTTAATTATTGTGTTATCAGTGTATTATATTACATCGCCAGTTCCAACCGGACAACTCGCATATCTAGGTGATGATGGTGATCAAACTCCAGAAGAAGCGAGTGATATGGATGACTCTTTTGTTGAGTTTGAAGAAATAACTGATGAGAACATGGAATGGATTTCAGATGAAAATATTTTATCTGGATTTACAAATGACGAAGTCTTTAATTCAATTCGACTTGAAAGACGTACTGCAAGAGACCGTATGAGTGAGGACTATGTTGCTGTAATTGCCTCAGTTGAAGCGTCGGGTGATGTACAAAGTAAAGCATTGGATAATATTGAGAACTTACATGTACTAGCGCAGAAAGAAGAAATGTTAGAAACATTAATAAAAACAAGAGGTTATGAGGATGTTCTTGTCATTGCAGAGGGTGATGAAGTCAAAATCATTGTGAAAGCTGACGAACTTTCTAAAGAAGAAGGGGTAAAAATAATGTTGATGGCTCGTGAACAGCTTAATATTGAAGAGATAGCGGTCGCTTTCCAACCAACTAAATAG
- the accB gene encoding acetyl-CoA carboxylase biotin carboxyl carrier protein produces MLKIQEIRELIRAIDQSTIEEFKYEQEGTKITLRKEQRGVEEFPPKVMQQAPAVSSQQEKVAFAENLDKEKVHSTNQTNLHKIISPMVGTFYAAPSSELPQYVAAGDKVEIDSVVCIVEAMKLMNEIEAEIKGEIVEVLVENGQLVEYGQVLFLVKSE; encoded by the coding sequence ATGTTAAAAATCCAAGAAATTCGTGAATTAATAAGAGCGATTGATCAATCAACTATTGAGGAATTTAAATATGAGCAAGAAGGAACAAAGATTACATTAAGAAAAGAACAAAGAGGGGTAGAAGAATTTCCGCCAAAAGTGATGCAACAAGCTCCGGCGGTATCATCGCAACAAGAAAAAGTAGCTTTTGCTGAGAACCTCGACAAGGAAAAAGTGCATTCTACTAATCAAACAAACTTACATAAAATCATTTCACCAATGGTAGGAACTTTTTATGCTGCTCCTTCATCAGAATTGCCTCAGTATGTAGCAGCAGGAGATAAGGTGGAAATTGACTCAGTCGTTTGTATCGTCGAAGCAATGAAATTGATGAATGAAATTGAGGCAGAAATTAAAGGCGAAATTGTTGAAGTTCTTGTTGAAAATGGACAGTTAGTCGAGTATGGTCAAGTGCTATTTTTAGTGAAATCTGAATAG
- a CDS encoding Asp23/Gls24 family envelope stress response protein — MTEKNRVIDMQQQHTKHGKVEISPEVIEVITSLAAAEVEGVATMRGNFATGVAEKLGRKSHGKGVKVDLGEDGVSVDVYVVMNYGVSIPDVAGKIQENIHQTLKTMTAIDLRAVNVHVVGIQLEQQQVLVETGQE; from the coding sequence ATGACAGAGAAAAATCGAGTTATAGATATGCAGCAACAGCACACGAAGCATGGGAAAGTAGAAATTTCTCCTGAGGTAATTGAAGTAATTACAAGCTTAGCAGCAGCTGAAGTAGAAGGAGTTGCGACAATGCGAGGCAACTTTGCGACAGGCGTTGCCGAAAAACTTGGTAGAAAAAGCCATGGCAAAGGCGTCAAAGTTGATTTAGGTGAAGATGGTGTTTCGGTTGACGTTTATGTTGTTATGAATTATGGAGTTTCAATCCCTGATGTGGCCGGAAAAATCCAAGAAAATATTCATCAGACATTAAAAACGATGACAGCTATTGATTTACGAGCAGTGAATGTACATGTAGTTGGAATTCAGCTTGAACAGCAGCAAGTTTTAGTAGAAACGGGTCAAGAATAA
- the nusB gene encoding transcription antitermination factor NusB, translating to MKRRLARIKAVQSLFQVEMSGTDKDEAINNVLGENEEKDAFLEQLVTGTLEYLKDIDEIFTSHLLNWKLERVSNVDRTVIRIAIYEMKYVTEIPINVSLNEAIDIAKGFGGDESGRFVNGVLSKVADTLEIKE from the coding sequence ATGAAAAGAAGACTTGCCAGAATAAAAGCCGTTCAGTCCCTTTTTCAAGTTGAGATGAGTGGAACAGATAAGGATGAAGCTATTAACAATGTGCTTGGTGAAAATGAAGAAAAGGATGCTTTTTTAGAACAGCTAGTGACTGGTACGCTAGAATATTTAAAAGATATTGATGAGATTTTCACAAGTCATTTACTTAATTGGAAATTAGAGCGAGTTAGTAATGTTGATCGTACAGTGATCCGTATCGCTATATATGAAATGAAATATGTAACTGAAATCCCTATTAATGTTTCTTTAAACGAAGCAATTGATATTGCAAAAGGCTTCGGGGGAGATGAGAGTGGCCGCTTTGTTAATGGTGTTTTATCAAAGGTGGCAGATACGCTGGAAATAAAGGAATAA
- the folD gene encoding bifunctional methylenetetrahydrofolate dehydrogenase/methenyltetrahydrofolate cyclohydrolase FolD, which translates to MSAIIISGKDLASQKRGIMKKEVELLAKEGVQPGLAVILVGEDPASQSYVKYKQKACEEIGVYSIIYKLAATVSEKELLEQIETLNNDQKIDGILVQLPLPAHISEKAVIESININKDVDGFHPISIGRMMIGEDTFLPCTPFGIVEMIKSQGIIIEGKHVVVVGRSNIVGKPVGQLLLNENATVTYCHSRTKDMKSITKQADILVVAVGKANFIDASFVKQGCVVIDVGVNRLDTGKLVGDVVFDEVKEVASHITPVPGGVGPMTITMLLFNTVQSAKKSLLKVK; encoded by the coding sequence ATGTCGGCAATCATTATTAGTGGTAAAGATTTAGCAAGTCAAAAGAGGGGAATCATGAAAAAGGAGGTTGAACTACTAGCAAAAGAAGGGGTTCAACCTGGACTAGCCGTTATTTTAGTTGGAGAAGACCCTGCAAGTCAATCTTACGTAAAATATAAGCAAAAAGCTTGTGAAGAAATTGGTGTTTATTCGATTATTTATAAATTAGCAGCTACCGTAAGTGAAAAGGAACTCCTAGAGCAAATCGAGACATTAAATAATGATCAAAAAATTGATGGTATCTTAGTACAATTACCGTTACCTGCACATATTTCTGAAAAAGCTGTCATCGAGAGTATTAACATTAACAAGGATGTAGACGGATTTCATCCAATTAGTATTGGCAGAATGATGATTGGTGAAGATACGTTTTTACCTTGTACACCATTTGGCATCGTTGAGATGATTAAATCACAAGGAATTATAATTGAAGGAAAACATGTCGTTGTTGTTGGTCGAAGTAATATTGTTGGCAAACCAGTCGGACAATTACTTTTGAATGAAAACGCTACTGTTACATACTGTCATTCAAGAACAAAAGATATGAAGTCGATAACGAAACAAGCAGATATTTTAGTTGTTGCTGTCGGTAAAGCTAATTTTATTGACGCGAGCTTCGTGAAACAAGGTTGTGTTGTCATTGATGTTGGTGTAAATCGCTTAGATACAGGCAAACTTGTTGGTGATGTAGTATTTGATGAGGTCAAGGAAGTAGCGTCTCATATCACTCCAGTACCTGGTGGCGTGGGTCCAATGACCATTACGATGCTATTGTTTAATACAGTTCAGTCAGCAAAAAAATCTTTGCTAAAAGTAAAGTAA
- the xseA gene encoding exodeoxyribonuclease VII large subunit yields MSNDQIFTISELTKYIKRTFDNDEMLKNFWVKGEISNFKKHSRGHMYFTLKDQQSRIQSVMFAGNNRFMKFIPEDGMNVLVRGYVSVYEANGQYQMYVNEMQPDGVGNLYLAFEQLKKKLELAGYFDEKFKKPLPTIPTRIGVITSPTGAAIRDISTTLKRRFPIVSITLLPVLVQGTEAPISIAKAIRQANVVGDLDVLIVGRGGGSIEELWAFNEEIVAEAIFKSIIPVISAVGHETDMTIADYVADLRAPTPTAAAELAVPHWEELYEKVLQRKIRLQRATSKKLENNREKLTTLQKSYAFRYPEQLLKQKEQQLDRIIEGFQRNMTYVLERKRTSLDHIVKDLKRNDPKNYIEKAREQLVKKETLLQQHFLVIKKDYDSQFQQLLVKLESLSPLKVMTRGYSLVYKDNGKLVKSITNVKKDDELQIKLIDGSVFCNVKNIETDRGVKNE; encoded by the coding sequence ATGTCAAATGATCAAATTTTCACCATATCAGAGTTAACCAAGTATATTAAACGAACATTTGACAATGATGAAATGCTCAAAAACTTTTGGGTTAAAGGCGAGATTTCAAATTTCAAAAAGCATAGTCGTGGACATATGTATTTTACGCTTAAGGATCAACAGTCAAGAATTCAATCAGTTATGTTTGCTGGAAATAATCGCTTTATGAAATTTATTCCTGAAGATGGAATGAATGTACTCGTCCGTGGCTATGTCTCAGTTTATGAGGCAAATGGTCAATATCAAATGTACGTAAATGAAATGCAACCAGATGGCGTAGGTAACTTATATCTCGCTTTTGAACAACTTAAAAAGAAGCTTGAGCTAGCAGGTTACTTTGATGAAAAATTTAAAAAACCACTACCAACTATTCCAACTCGAATTGGGGTTATTACATCGCCAACGGGTGCAGCAATTAGGGATATTAGTACAACTCTTAAACGGCGCTTTCCAATCGTTTCAATCACGTTGCTTCCGGTACTTGTGCAAGGAACCGAAGCGCCTATTTCGATTGCCAAAGCAATCAGGCAAGCAAATGTTGTTGGTGATTTAGATGTCCTAATTGTTGGCAGAGGTGGGGGATCAATTGAAGAGCTTTGGGCGTTTAATGAAGAAATCGTTGCTGAAGCAATTTTTAAATCAATAATTCCGGTTATTTCAGCAGTTGGACATGAGACAGATATGACAATTGCCGACTACGTAGCTGACTTGCGCGCACCAACACCTACTGCTGCAGCGGAATTAGCGGTCCCTCACTGGGAGGAACTTTACGAAAAAGTTTTGCAACGAAAAATACGCTTGCAACGAGCGACTAGTAAAAAGTTAGAAAACAACCGCGAAAAACTAACTACACTACAAAAATCTTACGCATTTCGTTATCCTGAACAACTGTTAAAACAAAAGGAACAACAACTTGATCGGATAATTGAAGGTTTTCAGCGAAATATGACTTATGTACTTGAAAGAAAAAGAACTTCATTGGACCATATAGTGAAGGATTTGAAAAGAAATGATCCGAAAAACTATATTGAGAAAGCCCGAGAACAACTTGTTAAAAAAGAAACTTTACTACAACAACATTTTTTAGTGATAAAAAAAGACTATGATTCTCAATTTCAACAGCTTTTAGTAAAGTTAGAATCATTAAGCCCCTTAAAAGTCATGACAAGAGGTTACAGCTTAGTATACAAAGATAACGGTAAATTAGTGAAAAGCATTACTAATGTAAAAAAAGATGACGAATTGCAAATAAAGTTAATAGATGGCTCAGTGTTTTGCAATGTTAAAAATATTGAGACGGATAGAGGTGTCAAAAATGAGTAA
- a CDS encoding exodeoxyribonuclease VII small subunit: protein MSKQKELSFEDAMEKLEEVVEKLEQGDVPLEKAISMFQEGMSLSKLCHDKLKNVEKSMDQILKEDGQVEIITFQEE, encoded by the coding sequence ATGAGTAAGCAAAAAGAATTGTCTTTTGAAGATGCTATGGAAAAACTAGAGGAAGTGGTTGAAAAGCTTGAACAAGGTGATGTACCTTTGGAAAAAGCTATTTCTATGTTCCAAGAGGGAATGTCTTTATCAAAGCTTTGTCATGATAAGTTAAAAAATGTTGAAAAAAGTATGGATCAAATTTTAAAAGAGGATGGGCAAGTTGAAATAATAACGTTTCAGGAGGAGTAG
- a CDS encoding polyprenyl synthetase family protein, with the protein MTKITLATFLNERKTQLDVKLPEYIHYLNAPESLKKAMLYSLQAGGKRLRPMLLFATVEGFNEHYEESIPVACAIEMLHTYSLIHDDLPAMDNDDFRRGKPTNHKVFGEASAILAGDALLTLSFQVISTMNEKSVNANQKLTLIKELAIASGAEGMVGGQVADMEGERKKTITLPELEYIHHHKTGDLLSYSIIAGAIFANADESSISNLRNFARRLGLAFQIKDDILDIEGSEVALGKPVGSDITNEKSTYPKLLGLDAAKEKLADHIFKAKEYLYKVKMNHEKLELLADYITNRDR; encoded by the coding sequence GTGACTAAAATAACTTTAGCGACTTTTCTTAACGAAAGGAAAACTCAGTTAGATGTAAAGCTTCCTGAATATATTCACTACTTAAATGCGCCTGAATCTTTAAAAAAAGCAATGTTGTATTCTTTACAAGCTGGGGGAAAACGTCTTAGACCAATGTTACTATTTGCTACAGTTGAAGGTTTTAATGAGCACTATGAAGAAAGTATTCCAGTTGCTTGTGCAATTGAAATGTTACATACGTACTCATTGATACATGATGATCTTCCGGCAATGGATAATGATGATTTTCGGCGTGGGAAACCAACCAATCATAAAGTGTTTGGTGAAGCTAGCGCAATATTAGCAGGGGATGCTCTTTTGACACTTTCTTTTCAAGTCATTTCAACGATGAATGAAAAGTCTGTGAACGCCAATCAGAAATTAACCTTAATTAAGGAACTGGCAATAGCTTCTGGTGCAGAGGGAATGGTGGGTGGACAAGTCGCTGATATGGAGGGCGAGAGAAAAAAAACGATAACTTTGCCAGAGTTAGAGTATATTCACCATCATAAAACTGGTGACCTATTAAGTTATTCGATCATTGCAGGTGCAATTTTTGCAAATGCAGATGAAAGCTCCATCTCCAATTTAAGGAATTTTGCTCGTCGTTTAGGGTTAGCTTTCCAAATAAAAGACGACATTTTAGATATAGAAGGCAGTGAAGTTGCTTTAGGTAAGCCAGTTGGAAGTGATATTACAAATGAAAAAAGTACATATCCAAAGCTTTTAGGTCTTGACGCGGCTAAAGAAAAATTAGCTGATCATATTTTTAAAGCAAAGGAATATTTATATAAGGTTAAAATGAATCATGAAAAATTAGAACTATTAGCTGATTATATAACGAACCGCGATCGTTAA